TCACGTGATCGACTTACGTTGAAACCTCCTTCAAGTAACGATAGCTCCGGCACATCTATGTTTGATTCATAAAATCCTTTTCCTGGGGCAAAGTGGAAATTTCCAGCAACCTTACTGACATCTATAAAGCCGTGGACATTGCAGCCTTCACCTTGCTGAGTTTTAACTCTTTCAACAAAATCCTCTCTTGTGCACTATAACAATCACAAACACCATTGAATCTGAGGAATAAAGAAAGTGTGCAGGAAAGCTTAAAAGCACAAAAGGTAGTTGCTTGCTAATTAGAAACCAACACATGACGTATACAATTCTAAGGTTCATTCTGAACTAGAGTATCAGGCAAATGACATCAAACAATTAGTTCAGGTATGCAAAATGTCATTGTAGGCACCAATTTCTGTTATTCAAGGCAGGTGATGAGTCAAGGAACAAAAAATAGGCAAGGGACATCGTGGAGATGGTGATTTCTTAAGCAGTGCACTAATTGAGCACTGCACAGTTGATAAAGTAAGATTCTCCCAAAGAAAAGCTGTATGTAAAACTACAGATGCCTGGTAATATAGTTGCTATACCTGGTCAATTAGGTCAGGATTTGTAAGGGCCCATCCTTTCTTCTTATATGCCTCCCTGACTTCTTCGCAAGAATTACAGCATTGCTCATCTGACTGAACTCCAAATAGATGCAAACAAAACAATGTTAAAAGGTAAGAAAACAAAATATGGATAAGGAATGCTGAAATAGAAGTTACAATCAAATAAAATGGcgcaaagaaacaaaatttacAAAAAGGTGCACATACCTCCTCAGCACCATAACATGTGCCACAATATTGTTCACCTTTGTCAAGCCTTCCTCCATGCTTTTGCAACGGTCTCTCGATCTATACAAAGATTTAATCAAGGATATGCATGAAATAGCTAAACACACAATGAAGCCACATGAAATAGCTAAGCGCACAATGAAATAGCTATAAGCCCACAATCTGACAGGTGTATCAATTGGTTGGCTCAACTTTTGAAAGAAAGGGTAGAAATTGTACTCATACTTCCATCAACCACAATTGCTACAATAGTCACAGAAACATGCACATACAGTATTCATTGCCTGACCAGGGCACTCAAGTCCTATGTTTCTGCAAGTCTGAAACAGACATCACTAACCTTTGTTCCACCAATGCCTTCTTTTCTTGCTTCAATAACATTACCGTGTGAATCTAATCTTCTTTTCTCAATATCATGCCTCTGCAGGGAAAAGAACAATGGAGCCATTATATGTAAGATCAACAAATAAATTAAAAGATCATCACATAGTAAGATGACTTCAGAACATACAATATCATGATGCTGCTCTCCACTAATATCCGTCGTATCAACGCTGAGGAGAGTGCAAGGAATGCTTGGAAAACTAATATCAAACTGCAAAACAGAGCTAGTATTACAAAAGATAGTAATAACTAACAATTGTCAGGCACACACTACACTCATAGTTCTTAAAGCGTTAAGGCGAGGCACGGCGAGCGACCCCGTCTGCAAggcgaggcgacgcctaggcgagcaaggcgacgcctaggcgagcaaggcgACGCCTTACCCATATGCCACAGGgaggaaatgaaaagaaataggaaataAAAAGAGTAAAAAAGGCAAAGAAGAGGGCCCAGCCCAACAGTTAGGCCCAGCCCAACAATATCATCTCCACGACTCCACCCTCCAAAACCCTCGAGCTCCTCAtccgcccgacgccgccgccggtccgctTGCTGCTCCGGCACTCTGCCCTctcagctctccctctcccttcgcgccgccggcccgccgtcgctcctccgcccgacgccgccgccggtccgcccTTGCTGCTCCGCCagacgccgccgctggccccgcGCGACAACACTACCGGACCCGCGCGCCGTCACCAGGCCCTCGCGCCGCCGAAGCTCGTCGGCGCTCCCTCTCCCACCTTCCTCACCATGCTCAGGTAGGCCACCACCCCCTCCCTCTTGTTCCCCTTCCCCCGCAGATCGTCGAAATCcttcccctcctcttcctctccctcctccctcacccTCCCTCTCAGTTTGCTTCTCTTTTGACATGGCGTCGGCGGACGCCTTGGATTTTTGAGCGCCTGGACgactaggcgtcgcctaggcgacgccttaagaACCATGACTACACTACACTACAATGTATGTGTATGTCTATTTAAAATAGAAACAACTGATAACCTGTACATCTAATCTAATTGCCAACCGtatcaaaaaaataataatctaATTGCCAATTGGTACAAAAGAAGTACTAACATTTACTCGTAGCCTTTCTCCTCTTGATGTGTCAACCACTAACTTAGTCTCTGTTGCTGAATAAAAATATGACCCTACGATAATATGATGCAAGCAGAAAAGTCATTAGTAGCTGCTTCACTCTGCATATTTAAGCAAAAGATGTAACATAACAACATTTCCTTAAAAATAATGGTATGTTAGTAAGAGGAACAACATCAGCAGTACATATATTTCAGATGTGGCAACAAGTTGATGTTAAGTTTCTCAAAGAGCCATAAAAATGTGTGGGTGGGTAGatttgggggtgggggggggggggattgagCACAAAATGGCCCATGGATTTCCTGACAGGTCGCTAAAATTTGGCAAAGACACGTAAACTACAAGGCATAATAGCCAAATTACATCAGTGCTACTGCTAGGCATAAGCCTTACTTGGGCCATTTTGGTTTGGACAAACACCAAGCAAGGTAACATGTCTTTATTTTAGGATGATGAGCGTATTCCTCAATTTTATTGTCATTTTGGCCTAAACTTTGCAGCTTTGCCAGAACAATATTATGCCCCAAGACACAGTGATAAATTAGCTAGCACTTTGAGGGAAACACTAGCCAAAAAAATTGTTTCGGGTAAAATGTCACACACAGACAGATGCCATCACAACACTAAcccttgttttttctttttgaagaaaatCACTGACCCTTGTTGATACCCACGAAAGGCAAAACGTGAAACAGGTACTGCTGCCTCAGGGTCACAAAAAGGTGTTGCGAGTCGGTGACAGTCCAAACATGCAGACTAAAAATAGAACCTTTCTCTCCACTAGAGTTTACTGAGACACAAATAGTAACTGCAAAGCAGAGCAAACCCTCAGAATCTAATTGCTTGCACGCGTGATTTTGAACACGAAAAGAAATATAAACCCAAAGCTCATACGTCAGCACATAAATCCAGGTGTCAACAAGGAAATTTAGAGTATTGTCCCCCACCAAACTGGCACAACCGCAGGAACGAAACCGAAAGCCACTGAAAATCCAACCTTTAGCACCTCAATGTATTCCAATTACACATTAGGATCTGTGGCAATGCTCAAATGTAATTTCTGTCTACCAAAACTGGGATACCACCCACCAAAAGCAGTAGAGCTAAAGCCCAAAAGGCCGCTTTCATCTAGAAGTGCATGCGCACGCTCGGAAGCTTCTCGAAATCAAACCTATTTTCTCCCAACACAATCATCACGAGCGTCATTGAAACTGAATCTTACCCAAAATCAGAAGACATGCGATCCGCCCAAACAAAACACGCCTCAgaattcaacttttctttttgtaaaagaaaaaaggttgtaatccgattttttttttttttgaaaagctgtAATCAGAATTCCACAACCATGCCGGGCCATGAAGCCATGAAACAAACTCGGAGCAGCGCCGGCCGCGGAAGGGGCACTTACTGGTCTCGGAGATGAAGAGCAGCAGcatgacgacggcggcgacgagcgtGACGACGCCGCCGGAAAGCGTCCGCTTGTAGAAGTCCTCGTTCACCTTGGGGTACGCGTCCAGCCGCTTGAGCTTCTGCAGGAACGACTCCATCTCCCCTAATCTCTCCAactccacccgccgccgccggcgcaggacGGCAGCGCGCTCGCGCTAGCTCTGGAACGGTGGAACCCTAGCTCGCCCCCGCGCCCCTGATCCGAGCTCCcgagagcagcagcaggcagcccGGCCCGTGCAAACCGCGGCGACGCGGGGGGCTTTGACCGCCGCGATTCCGCTCGATGCCGCCGGGGTCGGGCTCGGGTCCGGCCGGTCAATAGATTTGATTACGGGCGGTAATGGTGGGATTTAGGACAATATCCTCGCACGCGCGCCACGCGGCGGGACGGGattggccggcggcagcgggaaTGCGTTGGTCTCCGCCGACGTGGCAGGCCCGGTTCAGTTGGGAGGCTGGTGGGGGGACGGGTTTCGGAGGAAACTGGGAATTCCTGCTGGCACACGGGATTAACAGGTGGTGGTTTTGTTTGTTGGAATTTTCTTAAAACAAATCTTTGCTTTGGGTGTTGAAGAAATTCAAAATTATGCCGTTTTTTCACTTGAATATGACAAATCATATTCATGTTTGGTTTTTTGGGACTCCGGGTGAGAGATTTTGGTTGGTTGGTGCGCTAACCAGGCTCCCGCAACAGTTTGCGGCGTGCTAGGTGTGGACCTGTCATCTGTGGATCTGTGCCGGGCTGCTAGAAGGTTCGGAAAGGTCAGCTCCCGACCTCCCGTTGACGGTGCAGTCCACAGCGCGTCAAAAAGCGTACAATTTTTTTCCAACGCAAAGAGCACCTTGGAAGCTGATCTAATCTGCGCGACGACGGTTCTGACCTGTTCTCGCGTCGGCGGCATGTGCTCATTCATGTGCCAGCTTCAAAAGCGTGTGGCTCCAATGGTAGGTCCAGCATCAGGAGAAAGCATTTTTGCTTACAGGACACATCATTGCCCAGATGCTGGTATGTAGCATTCCGTACACGTCGTAGCGAAAGATATGGTAACGACACAACGGGCAGCAGGTGGAACAATGTTGGCACAAAAGAAAAGGATGCGCGGAGATAACTATGACACGTCGCCTTcacaagatgcaaaaccaaaCCAGACGATCAAGGAATCATACCAAGTTTACTGGGCAACGCAACCACAGCCAACCAGCGTTACCCAGCAATATCACATATACGTTACCCGCTTCGATGAGACAACGGAATAATTATGACGATCTCATCAAACAAAACCATAGATATGCCATACATAACAACCATATGAGGTATGTATGCAAGATCAACTCATCATAAGACTAAAGACAAACAAGAAACGGCCATTGGCCTGGCAAGGTCTGAGCCCTATATCTCATCTCAACTAGGGATAGGCAAAGCTCGCTCCTCTTCTTTGCTCACTGGGCGCCAGGGGTGGTGCTGATGATGTCCGAGTCACCTGAAGCACAAAAGAGTTAGCAGTTGTTTGTTTACAGATAGGCACTCCAAGTCACCTGAATAAGGTGGCAATTCAAGGGAAACAAACCTGGGTCAATGATACTGAGGCAGCACACTCTGTAGTACTTGCCGCAGGCAGTGCCGAGATCAACATTGTCTGGAAAACAGAAGGGCAGTGACATGTGTAAATACACATAATACCAATCATCATGGAATAGTCTAGTGGGGGGAGAGAACTTGAAAAATATTGTCCAGAAAGAATGACAATGATCTTACTTCCATGGAAATGATGCACGCTAACTTTGGCAAGCATGGCATAGTATTCGATCTCAGACTTCCTAAGCGGAGGGCAGTTGTTCGCAAGGATGATCAGCTTCCCTGAACGAAGACAAATACGACTGTTAGATAAAAAGAACATGAACTAGACAACCGGCACTAGAACCTAGTTCAAGTCCGCCGAGATGTCAAAACAATATTGTTTGCAaaatagtacaagagaagtgaGTAATAGTTAAGCAGGCAAATCAGAAGGGTTCCAGGTGTCACTTTTGCAGCTGATAGCTTCAAACTAAAGATCCCATTAAACAACATCATTCAACAACAATATGTTTTAAAAAAGTATGAACTCCAATGAAGTAGAGATCACAGAAACTACATTCAAAACATCACATCTAAATGGATCGACCCTAtattaaatttatattttgcatACCAAGCTAATCCCATCACTCGAACATAAAAGAACCGCATAGTACAGTCCATGGAGATGAGGGAAACACCACCAagaatgaaataaataaatattccAACATCCAATTGTCTTCCATATTTAGTAGAAATCATGGAAGCTTTAATCAAGAGGCTGGAATCGTTCTAGGGCGCTGCATTCATCTCAAAGGCACCGCAAAGTTAAGCCAAAGAGCCAAACTCCAGTCCCAGTTGTAAGCTATGGAACAAAACAGACCATGTTTATACAATGGTTACACCCTGCTAGAAAAATCATTGATATATCAAAAAAACAATCAAAGATCACTTTTCAGACATAAtcaaaccacttgaaacaacCAACTAGAATAAGAAAATAACCCCAACGATAAGTCAAATATTTCAACCCCGATATGTTCTCCAGATAAGAAGAAATAAAGAGAACTATTAATCAAAAGGTTGGCATTGTTCTAGGGTACTGCATTCATCTCTAAGGCAGGTACAAGGAAGCCAAAGAGCCAAACTTCAGTCCCATCCTACacttcaaaaatacaaaacctgAAGACCTACAATGAATGGAACAAGTGGGCAATGTGACTCGAGAACTTGTAAACCTACTAAACATTTAACTACCTACAAATAATTGTGAAGGAAGGGCATGCAGATTTCTTTACTACAGAGGAAAAAACTAGAGCATAAACAAATTCCATAACAAATTTGGTAGGAAGCAAACAGCAGCTGACATTCCTAAACCATGCACCACCTTAACAGATTGCTAAACACATCACAAAACGATTTCACACGAATATAAGCTAATCTATTCCAAATTAAACTTGAAATTCAACAGGAGGACTCCTAGGGTTCAGATGTTCACACGCCTACAAATCCATACAGGCCCCGTTTGGTTCACGCTACGCTACGCTATGCTACGGGAGAATATTCTATGTATGAAGCAGTAAATGAAgtcaatttgcaaaaccttttcagggatgtgtgtaacttttcgcgacgaatctaatgacagtaattaatagataattggctacagtgatgctacagtactattTTCTAATCGCGCGATTAAAcaagattcttcagggttcctagcgcggggttctgaagttagttttgtacactgactttatttgacactTTAATTAGCAGTCAAAGTGTCATTATTCACTAGCACAGCGAAAACCAAACGGGGCCACAGCTGCCGCGGAGACTACGGTGCCATTCCGATGGAACAAATGGAGAGCTATGCTCAGAAAAGAAATGGGATCGATACCCTTGGAGTTGCGCAGCGTCTTGAGGACGGTCTTGTAGCCGAGCGTGTACTTGCCGCTCTTCATCACCAGCTGCAGCTTGTTGTTGATGCTCTCCGTGCTCTTCTTCTGCACAGATCGAAAACCATCAGGAAAACAACAACACGGACGAAAACACTGACCGCGAAATGGGAGGAATAGTGCACGAGAAGATCGGTTAGGGTTCGTACCGACTTCTTCGTGGGAGCCATCGGATCgagcggccgcgggcggcgacaaccgagggcggcggcgcgaagggtggcggcgagcggcggcggcgcgaatgGGCGGCTCGTTAGGGTTTAGCATCAGAGGGAGTATATAATGGGCGGCCCCGTAGGCCGAAATTACAGAGTTGTCCCTGGGCCTGGATAGAGTTGGACCTTGCTGGGTTTCGTCAAGCCCAAAATTTCTAGATGGGCCTATACGTCCAACATTTTGTAAGGCGGGGTGGGGGTGTCATATCCTGGTTAGCTTATGGGCTCGCCTCCAGTCGGAAAACCCTAACCTGAGCACCtaccccgctgccgccgccgctgccgccgacggGTCGCCTCCTGCTCCGCGGTGAATACATTGCTGAAGATGGGGAAAGgggggaaggagaaggagaagaagtcGCTGGACATCCTCGCGGGGTCCGACGAGGACTccgacagcggcggcgaggacctCTCGAAGATCCAGATCAACGAGGAGTACGCTCGCCGCTTCGAGCACAACAAGCGGCGGGAGGCACTGCAGCGCTACGAGGAGCTCAAGAAGAAGGGCCTCGCCCCCGCGTCTGATGACGAAAGCGACGACAACGAGGAGTCGTCcgaagaggaggaggacgaggacgccATCGCCTCGCGCCGCGTCGACCGACGCGTGTTCGAGGTGATCCGCCGCATCCGCAGCGGCGACCCCCGCATCCTCGACAAAGACGCCAAGGTTTACtcctcggaggaggagggcaaagaggagaagaaagaagagccCAAGCAGAAAAAGAAGGCTAAGAAGGAGAAGCCTCTATACCTCAAGGACGTCAACGCCCGACACCTGCTCGAGGAGGGCCCTGAGTTCACAGCTCAGACCAGCCGGAGTAGCAGGTACGATAGGATCGCCTACGATGAGCAGCAGAAGAAGGGTCTGCAGGCTTTCCTTGAGGCAGAGAAGGAGGTTTTaggtgatgacgacgacgacgatgatttGTTCCATGAGAAGCCGAAGGCTGGAGCAGGCGCCGATGACGAGGAGGATGAAGAGGAAAATGAGACGAAGGAGCTAGCTGGTGAGGTTTTTGGGAAGGATGAGGAGCTGGACGAGAACGAGAGGTTCTTGAAGGAATTTTTCCTTAAGAGGCCATACCTCGAGTCAGGGAAGGAGAAGAAGTCCTATCTGGATGATATGCAGGAATTGTCGGACGTAGAAGAGATCAATGAACAGGAAATATACGAGCATGTTTACAATTTCCGGCATGAGGAGGCTGAAGCATCAGGGGCAGTGGTGGCAGACCGGGTAATGGGGCATTCAAGGGTTGTTGAAGGGTCtgtgaggaagaaggagagcaGCAGGAAGCAGCAGCGGAAGAGCAAGGAGGAGAGGATAGCCCGAGCTAAGCAAGAGCAAGCTGAGGAGTTGAAGCATCTCAAGAATCTGAAGAAGAAAGAGATtgcagagaagcttgagaggaTCCGGATGATTGCCGGGATTGAAGGCGATGCTGCATGTAAGCTTGGTGCTGATGACCTGGAGGAGGATTTTGATCCAGAGGATTATGACAAGAAAATGCAAGAGATGTTTGATGACTGTTATTATGAGGCTGATGATGTTGATCCTGAGTTTGGAAGTGACGAGGAGATGGATTTGGAGAAGCCAGATTTTGACAAGGAGGATGAATTACTTGGGCTTCCTAAAGGCTGGGCTAgtgaaaaagataaagaagagtcTAGTGCCACAGATGGGAAAGCTACAAAAGGGAAGATCTCTCTCAAGGACAAGGTCGAGCTTGAGAAAGAGATGGAAGAGTACTACAAGTTGGACTATGAGGACACTATTGGAGATCTGAAGACTCGATTCAAGTATAAGAAGGTTAATCCTAACAGTTTTGGTCTGAGTACCTACGACATATTGGCATCTGATGACATGGATCTGAACCAGTATGTTTCCATGAAGAAGCTAGCTCCTTACAGGGAGAGTGAATGGAAGGTAACACATCATAAGAAGTTGAGCAAGGACTTGATCCTTGGAGGCCAGAAGAAAGAAGGGAAGAAGGACAAATCTGGCAAGAAATCTAAGTCTGCTGAAGGTGGCTCTAGTTCTTCAAAACCAGAGAAAGACAAGCTGCCAATTGAACAAGAGTCAACTGATGACAAGAAAAAGTCTACCAGAAGCAGCAGAAGGAAGCGCCGTAATGAGGATCTGAAGATACCCAGTGGTCGTCTAGAGGCATATGGAAAGATAAATTCAAAGCGTCACAAGAGCCATTGAGCTTTGGAGATTCATCAAAGTACATCTAGGGaattttgcttttctttttatGCATTTTGGAAGGGCTGAAATCTTATTTGAGAGGCTTTGCTTCTTCTTTGGGAGTTGCAAACCAGTGTCGTCCTAGTAGAATTATTTCTCTGAATTTTGCAGACAGTGTTGTGCACCTCCTTTTGTGAACCATATAGTTTAATTGCCTTGAAGTTTGCTGCAACTACATTTTGTGTTACCTTTTTTTTGTCTCGATACATTTTGTGTTAGCTAATTTTCTTGAATTATCAAACAATCCTGGTGATCAATTGGCAGATGAACTAATGTATGCCTATTGCACTTGCCCCTACTATTGTTGGTATTATTGTCAATTAGCatagtgcccgtgcgttgctatggGTGATAAAAAAAATGTTAAATTCATTCACAAAAGATTCATACGAGATCTGCAAACGAAGTAAGAAAATGACATCAAGCACTAGAGAAAAATAACGTCGTTAAAAGTGGACTTCATCAAAATGTCATCCAGCAAATGATTTTGCTAGTATACTATTATGAAACTGGGATCTCCTGATATAAtgcattttctctcttttccagtttatttattatttatatttGTTATTATATATTCTGTAGCCACCTATAAACTGACCATTGTAaccctatctttttttttgaaaaatttgtaCCCCTATCTACTTCAGAGTAAATCGGTCATACTTCGTCCTCCATCTAATCTGTCCTCTCCCTCGTCCCCTCTTGCCTCCACACTCCTGTCGCATCACCGCCACCTATGAAGCACCAAACTCCAGAGCACCTCATCCCGAGCCCCGACTCCAACCGTGCAGGTCGAGTTGGTGGCGTCGACGGCATCCCATGTCCGCAGTGTGCATCGCCAGAAGCTGTTCCTTCGATTTAATTTTAAAGGTTCGAGTATGCGAAACTGAGTCCATTCGTTTGGCACCAGAAATCTGCAAGCTCATCCATATAATTTTGCATCTCCGGCATCAATTTTCCTTAGAGAAACCAGGAAATCCGCATGTGACATGCCTCATCTATGGCTTATTGGCTGGCTTCTTGCATAGAACAGATGCATGCTTGCTGGTTGCGTCAGCACAGCTCGCACTCGACCGTGCGTTTGGTTGGGTGACTTAACTCCCAACCAGGCTTCCGGTAGCCAGCTGATGCGTGTTTGGATGCCTGGGTAAACGTCTTTAGCCTGTCCCCGGTTGTGCAGTGGAGGGCTGTTGGCCTGGCTTCGCGGAAATGCGAGAATCGGCCGTTTCCGCGGAGCCAAGCTTAGCCAAGCCGTTTCGGGCGTGTCGATTCACCTTCTTTCCTTGTACCGTCATCTTCTTCCCCCGCTTTGCAGCTCCCACCAGCACCGGACTGGAGTGGCAGCGGCGCAGGGGTCACCTGCGCCCAGGGAAGCTCCCCAGCAGGGTCGCGGCGCAACCATGCAAGGTGGTCGAGGGGTCACCCGCGGCCGGGGGTAGCTCCCTGCGAGGCCCCAGCGCAGCCACACGGCGGCGGAGttgttggggacaccaccttcggtccGGTCGTCGAAGGTGCACGAAGACAAGACGTCAGGAACACTGAAGTCAACAAAAGGGAGCGAGCGAAGAAGATGCCCGTCTTCGCCTGTCTTCGTGTCGGAAGGCGAAGACGGGCGAAGACCGGGCGACAGTCCCGTGGCGAGGAGTAAGCAGCGGACCCCATGATCTTCGTCGATCAGGACGAAGAGGACTTCCTGGGGTTGAGGGTCCGCTACTGAGCTGTAGCGCACTTACTTTGTAACGGGAAAATTACGTGTGCGTCTAGGAATATTCCGAGTATATGACCGTTGTAAGGGTGTAAAAGGGTAATTGTACACTGGAGGTgtaacgccacctataaatatcccttgtaatgttcattgatgggacacattgaataGAGATAGAGAACATTTTCCACTTGATTTGCGTGCTCATTCAttactgttgtagtgttcgCCCATTTtggagacactctccaccaacagtttaGCGTCCACCCGTCGGTTCGATACACCACATGGCGGCGacgaagaagagaggagccAATTCGGCAGACACGACGACAACGTCTTCGCAAGACGAAGTGGCGGCAGCGCAGGCAAACGGGACCAGCAGCGACGGAGTCTCCGTCGACACATTCGCAGATGGGCAGCTTGAAGTCAACCTTCTGGACATCGGCGTCTTAGCCGAGGATATCGCGGCGATGCGTCGCATCGACGCTCGCATCGAAGAGGCAAGAAGAGCTCAGCGGCAGGCTTTGGAAGCAGGGCCATTGGAGCCGCAGATGATAACAAAAGCGAAGGGGAAGGAGACCATGCTCACCGAAGCAAAGCGtcaagagcagtacaacaagTTGAAGGAGGGGGAGCTTCGCTGCAAGGCACTGCAGGAGAAGCTCCGCGCACAGCGGCTGCAGCTTGAGAAATTGCAGGCACCAACACCACCACCGCAGAAGGAGATGATTGCAGTCAACCCACGGCAACACAAACCACAAAGGTTCCACCCAAGGTTCGTACCGATCGAAGAGATCTCTGACCATTCCGAGTCAGGCGGCAAAGAGCACTACCGAAGAAGTCAACAACGAATATCACCATTGTCCGAAGAactggaggaggtgcagtggCCTCATCGCCTCAACCCAGCAATACTGCCACAGTTCGATGGGGAGTCGGATCCCGAAGAGTTCCTCCTCAAATACGAAGCCACCATAGAAGCATCAGGAGGAGGCACCGCGTGTAAGTCGAAGGCGCTCGTCCTCGCCCTAAAGGGCTTGGCACAGCGTTGGTATGCAAACATTCCACCAGGAACCATTCTGTCTTGGAAGCAGCTTCGCTTCGAACTGTGTGCAAGTTTCCGTGCCTTGAGgcccgacgaagtcacatcgtgTGATTTTCACGATCTGAGGCAAGGAAGCATGACCTTGCAAGAATATCTTCAGAGTGGCATGAAGCTTCGCGCAAAAGCACCAAATATTGCCGACTAGAGCATCATCGATTCggtggtgaaggggatcaacctGGGACCATGCGGAGAATACATATCCCGGCGCAAGCCGAAGACAGTGACGAAGCTGTTTGAGATATTGCAAGAGTATTGCATATCCGACCGtgcaaagaggagaaggcttGAGGAGAAGAATGAGCAGAAGAAGTCACGAAGCAGTGAGAGGTCCCATTCAAAACTGTGGCACGCTGGCGAGCCGAAGCAGAAAAGAACAGTGAACAACATCTCCGAAGAAGAACCCCGAGAGTCCAGACACCATCACCGGGGGAAAGGCGAGAGGGACCG
The nucleotide sequence above comes from Panicum virgatum strain AP13 chromosome 3K, P.virgatum_v5, whole genome shotgun sequence. Encoded proteins:
- the LOC120698303 gene encoding endoplasmic reticulum-Golgi intermediate compartment protein 3-like, with protein sequence MESFLQKLKRLDAYPKVNEDFYKRTLSGGVVTLVAAVVMLLLFISETRSYFYSATETKLVVDTSRGERLRVNFDISFPSIPCTLLSVDTTDISGEQHHDIRHDIEKRRLDSHGNVIEARKEGIGGTKIERPLQKHGGRLDKGEQYCGTCYGAEESDEQCCNSCEEVREAYKKKGWALTNPDLIDQCTREDFVERVKTQQGEGCNVHGFIDVSKVAGNFHFAPGKGFYESNIDVPELSLLEGGFNITHKINKLSFGTEFPGVVNPLDGAQWTQPASDGTYQYFIKVVPTIYTDIRGHKIHSNQFSVTEHFSDGNIRPKPQPGVFFFYDFSPIKVIFTEENRSLLHYLTNLCAIVGGVFTVSGIIDSFIYHGQKALKKKMELGKYR
- the LOC120698305 gene encoding 60S ribosomal protein L30-like, with product MAPTKKSKKSTESINNKLQLVMKSGKYTLGYKTVLKTLRNSKGKLIILANNCPPLRKSEIEYYAMLAKVSVHHFHGNNVDLGTACGKYYRVCCLSIIDPGDSDIISTTPGAQ
- the LOC120698304 gene encoding protein kri1-like translates to MGKGGKEKEKKSLDILAGSDEDSDSGGEDLSKIQINEEYARRFEHNKRREALQRYEELKKKGLAPASDDESDDNEESSEEEEDEDAIASRRVDRRVFEVIRRIRSGDPRILDKDAKVYSSEEEGKEEKKEEPKQKKKAKKEKPLYLKDVNARHLLEEGPEFTAQTSRSSRYDRIAYDEQQKKGLQAFLEAEKEVLGDDDDDDDLFHEKPKAGAGADDEEDEEENETKELAGEVFGKDEELDENERFLKEFFLKRPYLESGKEKKSYLDDMQELSDVEEINEQEIYEHVYNFRHEEAEASGAVVADRVMGHSRVVEGSVRKKESSRKQQRKSKEERIARAKQEQAEELKHLKNLKKKEIAEKLERIRMIAGIEGDAACKLGADDLEEDFDPEDYDKKMQEMFDDCYYEADDVDPEFGSDEEMDLEKPDFDKEDELLGLPKGWASEKDKEESSATDGKATKGKISLKDKVELEKEMEEYYKLDYEDTIGDLKTRFKYKKVNPNSFGLSTYDILASDDMDLNQYVSMKKLAPYRESEWKVTHHKKLSKDLILGGQKKEGKKDKSGKKSKSAEGGSSSSKPEKDKLPIEQESTDDKKKSTRSSRRKRRNEDLKIPSGRLEAYGKINSKRHKSH